CGGCGGCGGCTGCCGCGAACGCCGCTTCGACCGGCGCCGCGAGCACTTCAGGCTGCGGATCGCCACCAACAACGACAACCAGAACATCGTCCGGGGCAGGAACGACCAGGCCCAGGCCGAGCGCCAGTTCCAGTGGGATCGGGAGCGCAGGAACAACAACAACGAGGAGTAGTCCGAGCGCGGTGCATGACCGAGACATCTGACCGCGCACGGCCGGATTCACGGCCGTGATGAGCTCCGGCCCGCGGTGGAAGGGCCGAGCGTCCGTGTTCGCCGTGGTCGCCGTCCTCCGCGGGAGGACGGCGACCACGTAGGGAACACGGGCACCTCGAAACGGGCCAAAAACTCAGGAAAAAGCCGAGGATGAAATTTATTGTCCACGGCGTTCCGGGCGGGGGCTCCGCGGCTTTCGAAGCGCGGAGCCCTCGCTCCATGACAAGCGCATTTCCAGCCGAGGCATTCACGCCGGACGGCGCGCTTCTCCTTTACGGGAAGCCCTCTCCCCTTCCGCGCCATTCTTTCCGGCATGCCCGGCCGGCGCTCTCTCCCTCCCCGCGCCCTTTCGCCGCGCACTTTCCTGGTGGTCTCCACACCGGCGCGCAACGCGGCCAGCCGATCGGCAGGCGCCCCCTCTCCGACGGGACACCTCACTATGGGCGATCTTCTCTCCGACGGGACACCTCACTAAGGGCGATCCTCGATGTCGATAAAAACCACAACCGAGATTAAAGGTCGCCAATCTCCGTTTATTGTCCGATATGGGAGGAAATCAAGTCTATGAGGGATGGGCCATCACGGACCATCCCGGACATTTTCCAATCACTCTGGAAAATGCCAGTGGGGGCAACACATCCTTTCAAGGGGGAAACGCAATGCCCACGTTCAAGAGCGTCTTCGCGGGACTCGCGATCAGCACTGCACTGGCCGGCGGAATCGTCAGCCTCGGCGCGGCGACCACCATGACCACCGCCAACGCGGCCGTGGCCCAGACCACCATCGGCGCCTTCCAGACCTGCGGCGGCTGCGGCGGCGGCTGCGGCTGGCGGCGCTGCGGCTGTGGCGGCGGCTGCCACCGGCGCTGCGACCGCGACCGCCGTCGCGAGCACATCAGGGTGCGGGTCATCACCAACAACCGCAACACCAACATCGTCAGGGGCGGCAACAGCCAGGCGCAGACTCAGCGGCAGTTCCAGTGGGACCGTGAGGACGCCGCCGAGCGTGCCGCGCTCGCCGAAGGCGGTCTCTGACCTTCCAGCCGGGTCGCACCTTGACCTGAGCACGGTAGGTGGTCGAGACGTCCGGCCACACGTGAGCGGACCACGGTCATGACGAGCTCCGGCCCATAGGCGGAAAAGGGCCGGGCGCCCGTATCCACCGGCAACCACCGCCCTCCACGAGAAGGCGACGGTCCAGCGGAAAACGCGGGCACCTCGGAACAAGCACACAACCCGCGCCTCAGCCAAGGCGACATCGGTTATCAACCGTATTACGGAGGGGGGCTCCACGGCTTTTCGAAGCGCGGAGCCCCTATTCCATGGCGGACCGACCCCTTCGACCGGCGCTCATGCCGGGCAGCGCGACTTTCTTCTGCGGGGAACGGCCTTCTCCACCGGCAAAGGCAGGGTGGCCGTCCAGTACCACACCGCCCGGTTCCGGCTCGTGCCCTCCCTCGCCAAGGCTCTCAACGTGCCGACCCCGCCGATCCGCAAACCCGGATCGGTGTGGATCGAAAGGATGTCGGCGGAGAGCACCGTGTCTGCGGCGGCGAGCTGCGAGTGCAGGTGGTCCAGCGTGCGGGGGCCGACGCCCGGCGCAACGAGAGGGCGCTGCTCGACGCCGCCGCAGCAGTCTTCGTGACCTCAGGCGTCGAAGCGCCGGTGCGCGACATCGCGGCCAGGGCGGGAGTCGGGGTGGCCACGATCTACCGCATCCGCGTACTTCTTCACCGACGACGCATCGCCGATCCCGAGCTGCTCGGCCAGGTAATCCACCGCCGGCCGCGGCACCGTCAACGGATCCTCCAGGAACAGGCCCTTGTACCGAACCGTCCCGATCCGGATCGCCACGCCCAACCGGTGTGAGTCGGCACACGACCGCGCGATCACATCCCGATCGAACGCGTCCAGGAAGAAGAACTTCTCCAAGTCCGACAGCGACGGCACCTCGGTGAACGACGCGTAAGCGGCCCTCCGCCCATCACTCAGAAACTCCGCAGCATGACCGGTGATCGTAGAGACCACACGTTTCCACCAGATGATCACCGGTATCGCCCCGATGACCAAAACCTCACCCACCCACAACTACCTCACCACGGGCCACAGACCATGACCATTCTCAGCGCTAACGGCTGTCCGCAGGTTCCTCGACCCCGTTCTCCTCGGTGTCCTGATCACCCACGGACTCGGCCGGCGCCTTCTCCCGGACCGGCGTCCTTCCGCCGCTCCCTTTCTTGGCCGCCTCGACACTGGCCCGCAGCGCGGCCATCAGATCAGCCGGCGGCCCCTCCTCGAGGGGAACCTCCGCGGGGACGACCTCCCTGCCCTCGACCTTCGCCTCGATGACCTCCTGGAGTGCCTCCCGGTAGGCGTCCCTGTGCGCGGAGGGGTCGAAATCCGCGACCATCGTCTCGATCAGCGACTCGGTCAGCCTCGCCTCCTGGAGGAGGACGTCGACGTCCTCCTCCAGGAACGGGAAGTCCGCGACACGCACCTCGTCCGGCCAGAGCATGGTCTCCAACAGGAACACCCCGTCCCGGACCCGGAGCACCGCGAGCGACTCGCGCTGCCGCAGCGCCACCTTGACGACCGCCACCAGGCCGGACCGCGCCAGCGCGTCGCGGAGCAGCACGTACGGTTTGATCCCGACGGCGTCCGGCTCCAGGTAGTAGGCCTTGTCGAGCATGATCGGATCGATCTGGTCGGCCGGGGTGAACTGAAGCACCTCGATCCTGCGCGAGGTGGACAACGGCAGGTCCTCGAAGTCGTCGTCGGCGAGCACGACCATGTCACCGGTGGGGAGTTCGTACCCCTTGGCCACGTCGGCGAACGGAACCTCCTCCCCGCACACCTGGCAGACCCGCCGGAACCGGATCCGGCCCGTGTCCTCCCCGTGCACGAGATGGAAGGCGACGTCGCGGCGCTCCGTCGCGCTGAACAACCTGACCGGGATGGTGACCAGCCCGAACGAGACCGCGCCTTTCCAGATGCTCCGCATGGCGTCTCCCTACCCTGGAGCTTCCCATTGATTTTCGCACACGGGTTCGGAAGTGTCGCCGGACGGGCACAGGCACTCACCAACGAGCCAGGTACCCGTCATGGCAGATCCGATGCCATGCCTTTCTCGGCAGGCGGGTACGGACGCCGTACGCTTGGCGGTGTCCAGTGTTCGCAGGAGAAGTGTTCGCAGGAGAACGGAGGCGGGGCGGATGCCAGAGATGGAAGTACGCGACGACAGCCCGCACGGCGAAGAGCCCGACGTTCCCTCCGAGGAGATCGGGATCGAGGCGCCGGAGGCCGACGCGGTCGAGCAGCATCGCCCCGTGCGCGAGGACACCCCCGATCAGCCCGAAGAGATCTCGCCCGAGATGCCGGAGGCCGACGTGGCAGAGCAGCACCGCCCCGTGCGCGAGGACGGCCCGGAATGGCCCGACCACATTCCACTCGAGGCCGATCCCGCGGACACCGCCGAGCAGAGCCGCACGGTGGAGACCGACGAGGACGATTATCGCTGACCCCGGTTACCCGCGCGTAGGATGATTCACGACAACAGGAGCACCCGCGAGGAGAACGCCGTGACCGCTACCCCGGACGCCAAGCCCCGGGGCACCCGGCTGCCCCGGCTGGCCCGTCGCCGCCAGCTGCTCAGCGCGGCGCAGGAAGTCTTCGTGGAGAACGGTTACCACGCGGCGGCGATGGACGACATCGCCGAGCGGGCCGGGGTGAGCAAGCCGGTGCTCTACCAGCACTTCCCGGGCAAGCAGGAGCTCTACCTCGCCCTGCTCGACCTGCACGTGGACGACATGATCGCCCGCTGCCGCGACGCCCTCGCCTCCACCACGGACAACAAACAGCGTGTCCAGGCCGCGATCGGCGCCTTCTTCGACTTCGTCTCCAACCAGGGCGAGGCGTTCCGCCTGGTCTTCGAGTCCGACCTGCGCAACGTCGCACCGGTCCGCCAGCGGATCGAGCGCAACCTCCGTGAGAGCGCCGAGATGATCAGCCAGGTCATCCAGGAGGACACCGGCTGCTCAAGCGACGAGGCCCGCCTGCTGGGCGTCGGCATGGTCGGCATGGCCGAGGTCAGCGCCCGATACTGGATAAGCAGCAACGGCTCCATTCCCAAGGACGCCGCCACCCAGCTCATCGCCCGCCTGTCCTGGCGCGGCATCTCGGGCTTCCCTCGCACGACGGCCGAGCACTGACAGATCCGACGCGTCTGTTCGCTTGGCGCGATCAACCGGCGCGCCGCGCGGCCGATGGGGCGACCATGGGACGAGCAGCCCTCGTCGAAAGGGAGCACGATGGAAATCAAAATCGGTGTGCGTTCCGTGCACCGTGAGCTCGTAGTGGAGACCGACCTCTCGGCCGAGCAGGTCGAGGAGGAGCTCAGCAAGGCGGTCGCCATGGACCGCGGCATCTTCAGCATCACCGACAACAAGGGCCGCAGGGTCCTCGTCCCCATCTCGTCCCTCGGCTTCATCGAGATCGGCGAGGAGGAGGCCCGGACCGTCGGTTTCGGCGGCACCCTCTAGAAAGATCCCGTACGGCCCGCGCCAGGTCGCCGCTCCCCCGTCGGCCGTGGCGCGGGCCCGCGGGACGGCTCAGCCGCCGGAGCACCCGTCTCGCGCACCCAGCCCGCAGCCGTACGGGCGGCGGGCCCGGTGAACGCGATGCCGCCCCAGGCTGATGGCCGGGCAGTCCGCTCCGCCCCTGCGTAACACGGCGCGTGAGCTCCAGGGGTTCGGTCCACATCTCGTCAAGGAACTGCCATAGCGGCGCGAGGCCCTCATGTCTCGCACGGTACAGCCGTTTGGTGCCTTCACGCTGCTCGATCTGCAGACCCGTCCCGCCACGTCTCTCGGAGGCGCCGCACGAGACGGCCGGGGCGCGCCTCAGGGCCCCGGGGTCAGCCCCATGGCCGCCATCCGCCTGCCGTGCGCCTCGGTCAGGCGGGCGAACATCCGGGTGACGTCCTCTCCCGCCGCCCCCACCAGCAGCCTCGCGAGCTCCGGCCGGGCCGCCGCCACGTGCTGGCCCTGACTCAGCGCCTCCCCCACCATCCGCCTGGCCCACAGCGCCAGCCGCCCGCCCTGTGCGGGGTCTTCCTTGAGGGCCGCGTTCACCCGCTCCACCGCGAACTGCGACCGTCCCTCGTCCTCGAGCACCTCCTCGACGAGCTGCCGCGTCGCGGCGTCCACGTGAGCGGCCGCCTCGCGGTAGAAGTCAAGAGCGATCCCGGTGCCGATGTACGCCTTGACCAGGGCCTCCAGCCAGTCTCGGGGCGTGGTCTGGGTGTGCCAGTCGTCCAGCGGGCCGACGAACGGGGCCATCGCCTCCTCCGGATCCACCCCGAGCGAGGAGATCCGGTCGTGGAGCAGCCGGAAATGGGCGTATTCGGCGGCGGCCAGGTCCCCGAGTGCGGCCCGGTCGCTCAGTGACGGGGCATGCCGGGTGGCATCCTCGGCGAGGCGCAGGAAGGCTGTCAGCTCGGCGTAGGCAAGGACACCGAGCAGGTCGGCGACGCCGGCAGGGGAATCACTCATACACGCAGCCTACGAGCTGGCTCATGTGGGCATCCCCCGAGTTGACTCACCCGGCAATTGAGCAGGAATATCAAGAAATCGGTTCCGCGTTGTGGTATCGAGTACACTGCTCTGAGAAAGTGCGACCGCACTGTGTTAATCCGGGGGATCTGCTCCCGGACGCCCCCGAAGTCGGCATGACGCCGCAGCGGTCGCTGATGACATGAGAGGGCTGGCCCTTCCGCGAGGACCCGGCACGGGGAAAATTTCTGCCCGTGGTCCCGGCAGGACTGCCTTCAACGGAGATTTAGGCAGGCCAAGCTGACGACGTTCCGAGACCTCGGAGTAACACCGGAGATCGCCGATGCCCTTGAAACCGAGGGCATCATCGCGCCGTTCCCGATTCAGGAGATGGCACTCCCCCTGGCCCTCAACGGCCAGGACATCATCGGCCAAGCGCGCACCGGCACCGGCAAGACCTACGCCTTCGGCGTGGCGATGCTTCAGCGTGTCGGCAAGCCCCGGAAGAACCGCAAGAAGCCTCGCGGGCTGGTTGTCGTGCCGACCCGCGAGCTGGCCGTACAGGTCACCGAAGACCTGGTGACGGCCGCCGGCAAGCTCGGCTCGCGGATTCTCACCGTGTACGGCGGGCGCGCCTACGAACCCCAGATCGAAGCGCTCAAGCAGGGCGTCGACGTGATCGTCGGCACCCCGGGCCGCCTGCTCGACCTGGTCAAGCAGAAGCACCTCGACCTCAGTCAGATCGACATGCTCGTCCTCGACGAGGCCGACCGCATGCTCGACCTGGGCTTCCTGCCCGACATCGAGCGCATCATCAAGCTCATCCCGGACGAGCGGCAGACGATGCTGTTCTCGGCGACCCTGCCGGGCGAGATCGTCGCCCTGTCCCGGCGTTACCTCACCCGTCCCACCCATGTGCGGGCCGAGAACAACGATGTCGAGGCCGAGGCGACACCGCAGACCACCCAGTTCGTCTGGCGTGTGCACCGGATGGACAAGATCGAGATCGTGGGCCGCCTGCTCCAGTGCGAGGGGCGCGGGCTCACCATGATCTTCTGTGAGACCAAGCGCGCCTGCGACATGGTCGTCGAGCAGCTCAAGGAGCGCGGCTTCGCCGCCGCGGCCGTCCACGGAGACCTGGGACAGGGCCAGCGCGAGCAGGCTCTGCGGGCCTTCCGCAACGGCAAGATCGACGTCCTCGTCGCGACCGACGTCGCGGCGCGCGGCATCGACGTCGACGACGTCACGCACGTGGTCAACTACGACTGTCCGCAGGACGAGAAGGCCTACGTGCACCGGATCGGCCGCACCGGCCGGGCGGGTAAGACCGGCGTCGCGGTGACCTTCGTGGAGTGGGAGGACCTCACTCGCTGGAAGGTCATCAACAACGCGTTGTCTCTCGACTTCGCCGAGCCGCTCGAGACCTACTCGAC
Above is a genomic segment from Streptosporangium album containing:
- a CDS encoding TetR/AcrR family transcriptional regulator, whose product is MTATPDAKPRGTRLPRLARRRQLLSAAQEVFVENGYHAAAMDDIAERAGVSKPVLYQHFPGKQELYLALLDLHVDDMIARCRDALASTTDNKQRVQAAIGAFFDFVSNQGEAFRLVFESDLRNVAPVRQRIERNLRESAEMISQVIQEDTGCSSDEARLLGVGMVGMAEVSARYWISSNGSIPKDAATQLIARLSWRGISGFPRTTAEH
- a CDS encoding DUF4158 domain-containing protein, giving the protein MGEVLVIGAIPVIIWWKRVVSTITGHAAEFLSDGRRAAYASFTEVPSLSDLEKFFFLDAFDRDVIARSCADSHRLGVAIRIGTVRYKGLFLEDPLTVPRPAVDYLAEQLGIGDASSVKKYADAVDRGHPDSRPGRDVAHRRFDA
- the ku gene encoding non-homologous end joining protein Ku, which gives rise to MRSIWKGAVSFGLVTIPVRLFSATERRDVAFHLVHGEDTGRIRFRRVCQVCGEEVPFADVAKGYELPTGDMVVLADDDFEDLPLSTSRRIEVLQFTPADQIDPIMLDKAYYLEPDAVGIKPYVLLRDALARSGLVAVVKVALRQRESLAVLRVRDGVFLLETMLWPDEVRVADFPFLEEDVDVLLQEARLTESLIETMVADFDPSAHRDAYREALQEVIEAKVEGREVVPAEVPLEEGPPADLMAALRASVEAAKKGSGGRTPVREKAPAESVGDQDTEENGVEEPADSR
- a CDS encoding ferritin-like fold-containing protein, whose amino-acid sequence is MSDSPAGVADLLGVLAYAELTAFLRLAEDATRHAPSLSDRAALGDLAAAEYAHFRLLHDRISSLGVDPEEAMAPFVGPLDDWHTQTTPRDWLEALVKAYIGTGIALDFYREAAAHVDAATRQLVEEVLEDEGRSQFAVERVNAALKEDPAQGGRLALWARRMVGEALSQGQHVAAARPELARLLVGAAGEDVTRMFARLTEAHGRRMAAMGLTPGP
- a CDS encoding DUF3107 domain-containing protein codes for the protein MEIKIGVRSVHRELVVETDLSAEQVEEELSKAVAMDRGIFSITDNKGRRVLVPISSLGFIEIGEEEARTVGFGGTL
- a CDS encoding DEAD/DEAH box helicase encodes the protein MALPLALNGQDIIGQARTGTGKTYAFGVAMLQRVGKPRKNRKKPRGLVVVPTRELAVQVTEDLVTAAGKLGSRILTVYGGRAYEPQIEALKQGVDVIVGTPGRLLDLVKQKHLDLSQIDMLVLDEADRMLDLGFLPDIERIIKLIPDERQTMLFSATLPGEIVALSRRYLTRPTHVRAENNDVEAEATPQTTQFVWRVHRMDKIEIVGRLLQCEGRGLTMIFCETKRACDMVVEQLKERGFAAAAVHGDLGQGQREQALRAFRNGKIDVLVATDVAARGIDVDDVTHVVNYDCPQDEKAYVHRIGRTGRAGKTGVAVTFVEWEDLTRWKVINNALSLDFAEPLETYSTSPHVFSDLGIPEGTKGVLPRANRSRAGLAAEEVEDLGETGRIRSRGPRKGREEERDERRERPARAPRERRRTRGGQQSVDGAETTQPAETVQPVETVAEAAPAEEPRRRRARRKAEETPLATEGIQSPIVELAEVEVDVTSRKDTIADQPAETAPRRGRTRKAGLNPEVSITENTGVQAQREPVVEQTDAPRRRREPVAEVRQWEDEPMTDRWDEEPAADPAPRPQPEKIIPPSPFSVIFQSPDLATDDDEIAPSAASERAQSRRRPPNRGQQQQQRGGRRPS